TTCTTCTTCTCAGGACATAGAAACTCCTATCATTCGTCTTGCACAAATGGCTAGAGCTGTAGGAATCCATTTAATCTTAGCAACGCAAAGGCCTTCTCGGGAAGTCATTACGGGTTTGATTAAAGCAAATTTCCCTTCCCGCATAGCCTTTAAGGTTGCTAACAAAGTAAACAGCCAGATCATTATTGATGAGCCTGGTGCAGAAAACTTAATGGGGAACGGCGATATGTTATTAGTTTCTCCTTCTTCATTTGGGGCAACTCGTGCTCAGGGGGCTTATATTTGCGATGATGATATCAACAAGGTCATCAAAGATTTATGCTCACGTTTTCCAACGCAGTATATTATTCCTTCCTTTGATGTTTTCGATAATGTTTTAAGTAATGACAGTGAGGGAGAGGAAAAAGATCCTCTGTTTCCTCAGGCAAAAATGTTAGTTATACAAACAGGCAATGCTTCAACAACTTTCCTACAAAGAAAGTTAAAAATTGGGTATGCTCGTGCGGCAAGTCTCATGGATCAACTTGAGGAAGCTCGTGTAATCGGTCCTTCTGAAGGGGCAAAACCCCGGCAGGTATTGATGCAATCTCCACAAGAAGGATAAACATATTTATGGAAGGTTTCTTTCCTTTAGCCTCAGGCTCCAAAGGAAATTGTGCTTATTTGGGAACAAAATCTTGTAAGATCCTAATAGATCTTGGCATTAGCAAGCAACACGTCAAGCAGGAGTTGGTTTCCATGGGAGTGCACCCTGAAGAAATTCAGGCGATTTTAATTTCTCATGAACACTCAGATCATATTTCGGGAATTAAAAGTTTTGTAAAAGCGTACCGCACTCCTATCATTTGCAATTTAGAAACGGCACGAGCACTCTTTCAGCTCATAGATGCCCCGCTAACCTTTAATATTTTCTCAACAGGCTCGGCATTTCATTTTCATGACTTAAAAATTCATACGTTTAACCTCCCTCACGATGCTGTAGATCCTGTAGGGTTTATTTTTTACTATCGTGATGAAAAATTCGGTTTCTGTACAGATTTAGGCTGGGGGACATCTCTTATCGCGCATCAACTATATGATTGTGATTATTTACTCATAGAATCCAACCATGATCCCGAGCTTGTACATGCCTCCCAGCGTCCTGAAATTTACAAAAGACGTGTGTTGAGTAAGGTAGGCCATATTTCTAATCAAGAATGTGGACAACTTCTAAGAAAAATCCTCACACCAAAAATTAAGAAACTCTACTTAGCACATCTTTCCGACACATGCAATGACCCTATTCTTGCTTTAGATACTATCTCGGAGATGATTTCCCCGATCTCTTCTATTCGTGCTGTTGTAGCAGCTTCTCATACCATTTCCGATCCGGTATATTTTTCTCCACTGGTAGAAGTGTAATGTCGCAGAAGATTTTAGAACCCCAAGTATCTCTTTCCTTAAGTGGAAACCAAGACTACAAACTTTATTCTATATCTCGCGCCAGTGAATTATTAAATTTTACATTTTTGCCCGAGCTAAGATTCCTTAACTGGCATGT
This genomic stretch from Chlamydia pecorum E58 harbors:
- a CDS encoding MBL fold metallo-hydrolase: MEGFFPLASGSKGNCAYLGTKSCKILIDLGISKQHVKQELVSMGVHPEEIQAILISHEHSDHISGIKSFVKAYRTPIICNLETARALFQLIDAPLTFNIFSTGSAFHFHDLKIHTFNLPHDAVDPVGFIFYYRDEKFGFCTDLGWGTSLIAHQLYDCDYLLIESNHDPELVHASQRPEIYKRRVLSKVGHISNQECGQLLRKILTPKIKKLYLAHLSDTCNDPILALDTISEMISPISSIRAVVAASHTISDPVYFSPLVEV